One stretch of Dokdonia sp. Hel_I_53 DNA includes these proteins:
- a CDS encoding DUF3108 domain-containing protein, with the protein MKLTSKIIASILVALSLLMSLSFVKAPEQLLDIKRRNSYKAGEWLKFRVHYGLLTGGYATIAINDEVYKGNDVHHIKGFGETTGIVGLAFGVEDYYESWVDKKTDLPYKFLRNIDEGGHKKHRVVEFDHKNNTALIKDLRRNKETVLKTEPNIQDLVSAMYYLRNNLETSNLKKGDEIDLTMFFDGENYPFKMRFIDKEIVKTKFGNVKTLVFKPLVQSGRVFKEKESLTMWVTDDKNKIPVRIQADLSVGSLKADLDAYRGLKHPFKITFD; encoded by the coding sequence ATGAAACTAACATCAAAAATAATAGCATCGATACTGGTAGCCTTAAGTTTACTTATGAGTCTTTCATTTGTGAAGGCACCAGAACAGCTATTGGATATTAAACGTAGAAATTCTTACAAAGCAGGTGAATGGCTTAAGTTTAGAGTTCACTACGGTTTACTTACAGGCGGGTATGCTACTATAGCAATTAATGATGAGGTGTACAAAGGAAATGATGTTCACCATATCAAAGGTTTTGGTGAAACTACAGGTATTGTAGGTCTAGCCTTTGGAGTAGAAGACTATTATGAAAGCTGGGTAGATAAAAAAACAGATTTACCTTATAAGTTTTTACGTAATATTGATGAAGGGGGGCATAAGAAACATAGAGTTGTAGAATTTGATCATAAAAATAATACAGCACTTATAAAAGACTTGAGACGTAATAAAGAAACGGTCCTAAAAACGGAGCCAAATATCCAAGATTTAGTGTCTGCGATGTATTACTTGCGCAATAACTTAGAAACGTCAAACCTAAAAAAGGGAGATGAAATTGACTTGACGATGTTTTTTGATGGAGAAAACTATCCATTTAAGATGCGGTTTATTGACAAAGAAATTGTCAAGACTAAATTTGGAAACGTAAAAACATTAGTGTTTAAACCACTAGTTCAGTCTGGTAGAGTTTTTAAAGAAAAAGAAAGTCTTACCATGTGGGTAACAGATGATAAAAATAAAATCCCTGTGCGCATACAAGCAGACCTTTCAGTAGGTTCGCTCAAGGCAGATCTAGATGCATATCGTGGTCTTAAACATCCATTTAAAATTACATTTGACTAA